The Prochlorothrix hollandica PCC 9006 = CALU 1027 genome includes a region encoding these proteins:
- the hypF gene encoding carbamoyltransferase HypF, which yields MGYARGSGPFVRPTPSQDPSVQRLKITINGLVQGVGFRPFVYGLARELDLGGWICNTSQGVMIEVQGYPRQLAQFLQRLSQDKPPHSRLDRLTTQVFEPVSLPEPFTIRPSQGTADPSAFVLPDLATCSPCLQDLWDPHNRRHRYPFTNCTHCGPRYSIIHNLPYDRPRTTLAQFSLCPQCQGEYEDPGDRRFHAQPNACAQCGPRLEFWRSGDEQPQAMAEEALQRAIDHLRQGQIIAVKGLGGFQLMVAAHQEEAVQRLRQRKQRPHKPLAVMFPDLPILEQYCDVSPAEAHLLQSAAAPIVLLTRRRDSPTLDPNRASNRAGNLAPSLAPDNPNLGVMLPTTPLHHLLLRDYGLPLVATSGNVSGDPLCWQTADALVCLGSIADGFLSHDRPIARPVDDSIVRVVAGEPLVLRRARGYAPLPLTVTSTGFNPPTTALLALGGHFKNTLALYHQGQVILSPHLGNLDSLRSRDRVQETLETLQRLYNFQPQALACDAHPDYGSSQMAQSLARILAPDPAQPLPLFPVQHHYAHVRAVMAEQQIPGPVLGVVWDGLGYGLDGQLWGGEFLRVIPGAAAPGFERVAHWRSFPLPGGDRTAREPRRSALGLLFSLGLVSRDRPTLPPTLAPYFSPAELHLLLQTLDRHLYCPATTSMGRLFDGVSALLGLCPPVTSFEGQGAMAVEFAAQRSDTESTYPWGIDRPDQGPWILDWEPLVRSLLADLAQGVAVETMARCFHNSLIQSMGCVAQRVGLETVVLGGGCFQNRLLLETAIPALRSEGFRTHWSQQFPPNDGGLALGQVAAVLPWLTN from the coding sequence ATGGGGTACGCCCGGGGCAGCGGCCCATTTGTTAGACCGACTCCATCACAGGATCCCAGCGTGCAACGGCTCAAAATTACGATCAACGGTCTAGTACAAGGGGTGGGATTCCGCCCCTTTGTTTATGGGTTGGCGCGGGAGTTAGATTTGGGGGGCTGGATTTGTAACACCAGCCAGGGGGTAATGATTGAAGTCCAAGGCTACCCCCGCCAACTGGCCCAGTTTTTGCAACGGCTCTCCCAGGACAAGCCCCCCCACAGCCGCCTCGATCGCCTCACCACCCAGGTCTTTGAGCCGGTCTCTCTGCCGGAACCCTTCACCATTCGCCCCTCCCAGGGCACTGCGGATCCCTCGGCCTTTGTCCTGCCGGACTTGGCCACCTGTAGCCCTTGTCTCCAGGATCTGTGGGATCCCCACAACCGCCGCCACCGCTATCCCTTCACCAACTGCACCCACTGCGGACCCCGCTACAGCATTATCCACAATCTGCCCTACGATCGCCCCCGCACCACCCTGGCCCAGTTTTCCCTTTGTCCCCAGTGCCAAGGGGAATACGAGGATCCCGGCGATCGCCGCTTCCATGCCCAGCCCAATGCCTGTGCCCAGTGTGGTCCTCGCCTAGAGTTTTGGCGATCGGGGGATGAGCAGCCCCAGGCCATGGCGGAAGAGGCTCTCCAGCGGGCGATCGACCACCTGCGCCAGGGCCAGATTATCGCCGTCAAAGGGCTAGGGGGATTTCAATTGATGGTAGCTGCCCACCAGGAGGAGGCGGTGCAGCGGCTGCGCCAGCGCAAACAGCGACCCCACAAGCCCCTGGCGGTGATGTTCCCCGATCTGCCCATCCTGGAGCAGTACTGTGATGTTTCTCCCGCTGAAGCCCACCTGTTGCAGTCCGCCGCCGCCCCCATTGTGCTGTTGACCCGTCGCCGGGATAGCCCAACCCTGGATCCCAATCGGGCCAGTAATCGGGCCGGTAATCTGGCTCCCAGTCTGGCCCCCGATAATCCCAACCTAGGGGTAATGCTGCCCACCACCCCCCTCCACCACCTGCTGCTGCGGGACTACGGCTTGCCCTTAGTGGCCACCAGCGGCAATGTGTCCGGGGATCCCCTCTGCTGGCAAACGGCGGATGCCCTGGTGTGCTTGGGATCCATTGCCGATGGCTTTCTCAGCCACGATCGCCCCATTGCCCGACCGGTGGATGATTCCATCGTCCGCGTTGTGGCGGGTGAGCCGTTAGTCTTGCGGCGGGCGCGGGGCTATGCGCCGTTGCCCCTCACCGTGACTAGCACCGGCTTTAATCCCCCCACTACGGCCCTCCTCGCCCTGGGGGGCCACTTCAAAAATACCCTGGCCCTCTACCACCAGGGCCAAGTGATCCTCAGTCCCCACCTGGGCAATTTGGACAGCCTGCGCAGCCGCGATCGCGTCCAAGAAACCCTGGAGACCCTCCAGCGCCTCTATAACTTTCAGCCCCAAGCCCTGGCCTGTGATGCCCACCCCGACTATGGCTCCAGCCAGATGGCCCAGAGCCTTGCCCGGATCCTCGCCCCGGATCCCGCCCAGCCCCTGCCCCTGTTCCCCGTGCAACATCACTATGCCCATGTGCGGGCCGTAATGGCGGAGCAGCAGATCCCGGGTCCGGTGTTGGGGGTGGTCTGGGATGGCTTGGGCTATGGCTTGGATGGGCAACTGTGGGGGGGGGAGTTTTTGCGGGTGATCCCAGGGGCAGCGGCTCCCGGTTTTGAACGGGTGGCCCATTGGCGATCGTTTCCCTTGCCGGGGGGCGATCGCACGGCGCGGGAACCGCGACGATCGGCCCTGGGCCTGTTGTTTAGCCTGGGGCTAGTCAGCCGCGATCGCCCCACCCTCCCCCCCACCCTAGCCCCCTATTTCAGTCCCGCAGAACTACACCTGTTGCTGCAAACCCTGGATCGACACCTGTACTGCCCCGCCACCACCAGCATGGGGCGACTCTTTGATGGGGTGTCGGCCCTCTTGGGGCTGTGTCCCCCGGTCACCAGTTTTGAGGGCCAAGGGGCCATGGCGGTGGAGTTTGCGGCCCAACGATCGGACACCGAGTCCACCTATCCCTGGGGCATCGATCGCCCAGATCAAGGGCCATGGATCCTGGACTGGGAACCCCTGGTGCGATCGCTGTTGGCGGACTTGGCCCAAGGGGTGGCGGTGGAGACCATGGCCCGCTGTTTCCACAACAGCTTAATCCAGTCCATGGGGTGCGTGGCCCAGCGGGTGGGCCTGGAAACCGTTGTCCTGGGGGGCGGCTGTTTCCAAAATCGCCTTTTACTGGAGACGGCGATCCCGGCCCTGCGCTCCGAGGGCTTTCGGACCCATTGGTCCCAGCAGTTTCCCCCCAATGATGGGGGCTTGGCCCTCGGACAGGTGGCCGCAGTGTTACCCTGGTTAACCAACTGA
- a CDS encoding EI24 domain-containing protein, whose protein sequence is MLNLITAPFAGITYPLRALRLFHSHPPLRQYLIIPMVINAVVGSGLYWGLLIPGWQRIDRILNGLTLTWEQWVETLPPRLGFLVVVAVGLAGLAKVLFVVGLLLTVGFLLVQFGTLLGAPWYGQLSEKLEKMRTGQVTVVEVGIVRDLGRAIAFELKKLALALPLGLLCFGLHFIPGFGSLLATSLGLSLGILLICMDFLDPPLERRRLPFRHKLALVFRHFPVTLPFGVVCFGLVSIPFVNLLTVPLCIAGGTLLYCDRIQPTHSFDRQGSSN, encoded by the coding sequence ATGCTGAACCTGATCACGGCTCCCTTTGCCGGCATCACCTATCCCCTCCGTGCCCTGCGCCTGTTCCACAGCCATCCCCCCCTGCGGCAATACCTGATCATCCCCATGGTCATCAATGCTGTGGTGGGTTCGGGTCTCTACTGGGGATTGCTGATTCCTGGCTGGCAGCGCATCGATCGCATCCTGAATGGACTGACCCTCACCTGGGAGCAATGGGTCGAGACCCTGCCCCCCAGGTTAGGCTTTTTAGTCGTCGTGGCCGTGGGCTTGGCTGGCTTAGCCAAGGTGCTGTTTGTGGTGGGGTTGCTGTTGACGGTGGGCTTTCTGCTGGTGCAGTTTGGCACCCTGCTGGGGGCACCCTGGTATGGGCAACTGTCGGAAAAATTGGAGAAAATGCGCACGGGTCAGGTGACGGTGGTGGAGGTGGGCATTGTCCGGGATCTGGGGCGGGCGATCGCCTTTGAACTGAAAAAACTGGCCCTGGCCTTACCCTTGGGTCTCCTCTGCTTTGGGCTACACTTTATACCTGGTTTCGGCTCCCTCTTGGCCACCAGCTTGGGTCTCAGCCTAGGGATCCTCTTAATTTGCATGGACTTTTTAGATCCCCCCTTAGAACGGCGACGCTTACCGTTTCGCCACAAGTTAGCCTTGGTTTTCCGTCATTTCCCCGTCACGCTGCCCTTTGGTGTGGTTTGCTTTGGTTTAGTGAGCATCCCCTTTGTCAACCTATTGACGGTTCCCCTCTGTATCGCTGGGGGGACCTTGCTCTACTGCGATCGCATTCAGCCAACCCATTCCTTCGATCGCCAGGGATCTTCAAATTAA
- a CDS encoding alpha-amylase family glycosyl hydrolase, whose translation MIRRLLLLTLTVMVGLGLGLPLCPARAADLFPAVRGHLDNDVLYYITVDRFYDGDPSNNIPTAAFPLEGDLDAPTLAYNRANQALLPHLYDGSHRYVNLYWGGDLAGVLQKLDYLQDLGVTKLVLSGIQDSANSLLYNPGSNGYLYDQVKINQNGADPFYSQASAGFNQVWLKDWFELDEHLRDLTGDQRQPKNRFQILRRLLDEAGDRGMGILLELNLNSTSPYRTDLDYKPFDPHQSERWGMDNGAVYRHGDRVAEYISLTASNSSTAIDPPAPPSPLINPQGWFHEPIPLDYNRPTATMLEQAPINGLPDLNQENPQVAAYLLEAVRFWLNFNPQGVPIAGFYLPSIPNINVEFWQNLEQTVQEVRPDALLVAAYGDGGYRKAASVDWYEKTQDYSLVNYSFSTALRRFFGQDRGWDGRTAVLRESILGKAGRYYNYGSVQRLIHWILNPSESLEIPRHALDVVSEADAKGWVNFVDSPEQPRILSYYPAMTNQAYGSALKFMFASEGVPLLLYGDEAGLAVPHHPQHSGPFGIGGYPFNQQMMIWPGDGGWNDRLHTMTRSLVQLRRDYPVLRYGDTRFLFPANAQADKDLFMVREFEHCTQSPQECPDASRILYAYSTEGGNFLLNFDETQVSSVKDTDLDDPYPVLQGLVPLHLQPEEAKVLVLQSPSP comes from the coding sequence ATGATTCGACGACTGCTGCTTTTGACCCTGACTGTAATGGTGGGCCTGGGCTTGGGCCTGCCCCTCTGCCCCGCCCGTGCCGCTGATCTGTTCCCGGCAGTCCGGGGTCACCTGGACAATGATGTGCTCTACTACATCACCGTCGATCGCTTCTATGATGGGGATCCCAGTAACAATATTCCCACCGCCGCCTTCCCCCTGGAGGGGGATCTGGATGCCCCCACCCTGGCCTATAACCGGGCTAACCAGGCACTGTTGCCCCACCTCTATGATGGCAGCCATCGCTATGTGAACCTATATTGGGGCGGAGATTTGGCCGGTGTTCTCCAGAAGCTGGACTATCTCCAGGACTTAGGGGTGACAAAACTGGTGTTGTCGGGCATCCAAGATAGTGCCAATAGTTTGCTCTATAACCCCGGTAGCAATGGTTATCTCTATGATCAGGTTAAAATTAACCAGAATGGAGCAGATCCCTTCTATAGTCAGGCCAGTGCGGGCTTTAACCAAGTCTGGCTCAAAGACTGGTTTGAACTGGATGAACATCTTCGGGATCTGACGGGGGATCAACGCCAGCCGAAAAACCGCTTCCAGATTTTGCGCCGTCTCTTGGATGAAGCGGGCGATCGCGGCATGGGTATTTTGCTGGAATTAAACCTCAATAGCACCTCCCCTTACCGCACTGACCTGGACTATAAACCCTTTGATCCCCACCAGTCTGAACGCTGGGGCATGGACAATGGGGCGGTCTATCGCCACGGCGATCGGGTGGCGGAGTACATTAGCCTCACTGCCTCGAACTCCAGCACGGCGATCGATCCCCCCGCCCCCCCCAGCCCCCTGATCAACCCCCAGGGCTGGTTCCATGAACCCATCCCCCTGGACTACAACCGCCCCACAGCCACCATGCTGGAACAGGCTCCCATCAACGGCCTACCGGACCTCAACCAAGAGAATCCCCAGGTAGCCGCCTATCTGTTGGAGGCGGTGCGCTTTTGGCTCAATTTCAACCCCCAAGGGGTGCCCATCGCTGGGTTTTATCTGCCGTCTATTCCCAATATCAATGTGGAATTCTGGCAAAACCTAGAGCAGACGGTGCAGGAGGTACGGCCCGATGCCCTGTTGGTGGCGGCCTATGGGGATGGGGGCTATCGCAAAGCTGCCAGCGTTGATTGGTATGAGAAGACCCAAGACTATAGCTTGGTCAATTACAGCTTTAGCACGGCCCTGCGGCGTTTTTTTGGCCAGGATCGGGGCTGGGATGGACGCACCGCTGTGCTGCGGGAAAGCATCCTGGGCAAAGCCGGTCGCTACTATAACTATGGATCGGTGCAGCGCTTAATTCACTGGATCCTCAACCCCAGTGAATCCCTGGAAATCCCCCGCCATGCCTTGGATGTGGTCTCCGAGGCCGATGCCAAGGGCTGGGTTAACTTTGTGGATAGCCCGGAACAGCCCCGGATCCTGTCCTATTACCCCGCCATGACCAACCAAGCCTATGGCAGCGCCCTCAAGTTTATGTTTGCTAGCGAGGGGGTGCCCTTGTTGCTCTATGGCGATGAAGCGGGTTTGGCGGTGCCCCACCATCCCCAACACAGTGGACCCTTTGGCATTGGCGGTTATCCCTTCAATCAGCAGATGATGATCTGGCCGGGGGATGGGGGTTGGAACGATCGCCTGCACACCATGACCCGCAGTTTAGTGCAGTTGCGCCGCGATTATCCGGTGTTGCGCTATGGGGATACGCGGTTTCTATTCCCGGCCAATGCCCAGGCGGATAAGGATCTGTTCATGGTGCGGGAGTTTGAGCACTGCACCCAATCCCCCCAGGAATGTCCCGATGCCAGTCGCATCCTCTATGCCTATTCCACGGAGGGGGGCAATTTTCTGTTGAACTTTGATGAAACCCAGGTCAGCAGTGTTAAGGATACGGACTTGGATGATCCCTATCCGGTGTTGCAAGGCTTGGTTCCCCTTCATCTCCAGCCAGAGGAGGCCAAGGTCTTGGTGCTGCAATCCCCATCTCCCTAG
- a CDS encoding DUF4433 domain-containing protein — translation MDYLERHGIDYLYHMTYIDNLASIIHNGLLSHNEAYRQGLIEADISDPNVQDIRANTVDPCYDRPLHDYVPLYFSPRNPMLYRRREIQEDIVILGLDPRLLSEPNIIFTDGNAAASETIFYTDISMLERLPWNSIRARRWTDIEDGRRIKCAEVLVHPRIEPSRIQVVFCYSDKHRETIITAKQGTLIIGRVNRDVYF, via the coding sequence ATGGACTATCTTGAAAGGCACGGTATAGATTACCTGTACCACATGACCTACATAGACAATCTTGCTTCTATTATCCATAATGGGTTGCTGTCTCATAACGAAGCGTATAGGCAGGGATTAATAGAAGCAGACATTTCAGATCCTAATGTTCAAGATATTCGAGCGAATACGGTAGATCCTTGTTACGACAGACCATTGCACGACTACGTACCTCTATATTTCTCACCGAGAAACCCGATGCTTTACAGACGGCGAGAAATACAAGAAGACATCGTTATTCTAGGACTCGACCCTCGACTGCTTTCAGAGCCTAATATTATTTTTACAGATGGAAATGCTGCTGCAAGTGAGACAATTTTTTACACAGACATCTCAATGCTTGAACGTTTGCCGTGGAATTCAATTAGGGCAAGACGTTGGACTGATATTGAGGACGGTAGGCGGATAAAGTGTGCTGAGGTGCTTGTCCACCCAAGAATCGAGCCTAGCCGCATCCAAGTGGTATTCTGCTATTCTGACAAACATCGCGAAACGATTATCACAGCCAAGCAGGGAACTCTTATCATAGGGAGAGTAAATCGAGATGTATATTTCTAG
- a CDS encoding macro domain-containing protein → MLRYTDTTVFNVGAQTIVNTVNCVGVMGAGLALEFQLRFPQMERDYVERCNQKKVEVGRPYLYKDYETPWILNFPTKYHWKHPSKIEWVEQGLKYFADHYQRGGITSVAFPKLGCSNGGLEWSLVSPLMEKYLKDLSIDVFICEDTEKDASGIEGMMVHMLNNIENLSWSAELGLRSDIKRKIISALPVHKFRDLRRAEGIGKQTYKDVFSFLYSSADPSNDKTSSPQIEVENLNLFGQTGDSCDHSTEPAIQSYAVVSEEVKDSSNSVSMQLEEILEVKVSESQTDGLPEYDDLFYVVLPSIEKALSIAQTKDEIVKGFDQSKKTIDNWLKKAEKLGKVKKLPGRPVRYIATASAQAKQLECSFIV, encoded by the coding sequence ATGCTTCGATACACTGACACTACGGTTTTTAATGTCGGCGCTCAAACGATCGTCAACACGGTTAACTGCGTAGGCGTTATGGGTGCTGGGCTTGCCTTGGAGTTCCAGTTGAGATTTCCCCAAATGGAAAGGGATTACGTGGAGCGGTGCAACCAGAAAAAAGTGGAAGTCGGTAGACCGTATCTCTACAAAGACTACGAAACCCCTTGGATTTTAAACTTTCCAACTAAATATCATTGGAAGCACCCCTCTAAAATTGAATGGGTAGAGCAAGGCTTAAAATACTTTGCTGATCATTATCAAAGAGGAGGAATTACTTCTGTCGCATTTCCAAAGCTGGGATGCAGTAATGGTGGACTTGAGTGGAGCCTCGTTTCTCCACTCATGGAAAAGTACTTAAAAGACCTCAGCATTGATGTATTCATTTGTGAAGATACAGAGAAAGATGCATCGGGTATAGAGGGAATGATGGTTCATATGCTCAATAATATTGAAAATCTTTCTTGGTCGGCAGAACTTGGTCTTCGCTCAGACATTAAAAGAAAAATAATTTCTGCTCTCCCTGTTCATAAATTTAGAGATCTAAGAAGGGCTGAGGGAATTGGTAAGCAAACATATAAAGATGTGTTTAGCTTTTTGTACTCTTCGGCTGACCCTTCTAACGATAAAACCTCTAGCCCCCAAATTGAGGTAGAAAATCTTAATTTGTTTGGACAAACTGGAGATTCCTGCGATCACTCCACAGAACCAGCCATTCAATCTTATGCAGTTGTATCAGAAGAGGTAAAAGACTCCTCAAATTCCGTAAGTATGCAATTAGAGGAGATTCTCGAAGTTAAAGTATCTGAAAGTCAAACTGATGGTCTTCCAGAATACGATGATCTCTTCTATGTGGTGTTGCCATCTATTGAAAAAGCCCTCAGTATCGCCCAAACAAAAGATGAAATTGTCAAAGGGTTCGACCAATCTAAAAAAACAATTGATAATTGGTTGAAAAAGGCAGAAAAACTTGGCAAAGTCAAGAAACTTCCAGGTCGCCCGGTTAGGTATATTGCTACTGCTTCTGCACAAGCTAAGCAGCTAGAGTGTAGTTTTATTGTGTGA
- a CDS encoding alpha-amylase family protein — protein sequence MLQTLLAPLQPKPAGVPVAPLAYRPSHLTHVEQVYDNGRVDVAVVIYWPAIDGLEGGSLDNYRVQVQAGHRPWLDLTPPNLGSELGPNYWSGQLQTIAPGTALTFRYRPGSGVWKPLVPMTSLDRVYSTLYVPNPQYTWKNSPPRFDQGRVLLETTLEGLLAGYGRGVLAPRSREEMFQDSIVQQIAKTDIPGQLSEWAIDLVMAPLASSMADRACLNYKFNYLTYDVADVDWQLGTSQDLMRLVDIFYEQGITLVPDLIFVHQVSQPFDGSLDQVNRPHSNQPLYVDTQARQFRDYGTWMFKLEDPEVRRQLVEKMVAFVTQYHYKLIRLDYLDGLILQYSDRSVNYGAIFLQELRTALKLADPHLRILGETFEAHNHWVIKNCVDIFYSPFGFSVLDELYSFPWRRYRPLFPDLNRILPDLNYIIHWKRPNALYAQLHDETCADEHISSGRPHTPWAYGFNPAELAKRQGEALVQMGQWQTCDLLDYVRRMVRVTEALTLFSCNLLYMYVPAVDALTLGSSLEQDHWKVQWQGVTPEQLITWKATGLREADIAFYHGQHRADMIALRRLFRRYTVVDPDTQRPLTEVRVCHSDGENAVLGLWRSSAMAPESSLLVLFNLGNHGFHRDRNVYECPVPKGCVGTWEVMFDGDWIAPEWRLDPKAPEPLGYPPGTILRSGPGVFLHQIPVLSLNLGARSLLVLKYHREGSRF from the coding sequence ATGCTGCAAACCCTTCTCGCTCCCCTACAGCCCAAACCCGCCGGTGTTCCCGTTGCTCCTTTGGCCTATCGTCCCTCTCACCTCACCCATGTGGAGCAGGTCTACGACAATGGCCGGGTTGATGTAGCCGTTGTGATCTATTGGCCCGCCATTGATGGGCTGGAGGGGGGAAGTCTTGATAACTACCGCGTGCAAGTGCAAGCTGGCCATCGCCCTTGGCTAGACCTAACCCCCCCTAACCTGGGTTCAGAGCTGGGTCCAAACTATTGGTCTGGCCAGCTCCAGACCATTGCCCCTGGCACGGCCCTCACCTTTCGCTATCGCCCTGGATCGGGGGTGTGGAAACCCCTGGTGCCCATGACTAGCCTCGATCGGGTCTACAGCACCCTATACGTTCCCAACCCCCAATACACCTGGAAAAATTCCCCCCCCCGCTTCGACCAAGGGCGAGTGTTACTGGAAACCACCCTGGAGGGTCTGCTGGCGGGCTATGGTCGAGGGGTCTTGGCCCCCCGGAGTCGGGAAGAAATGTTCCAGGATTCCATTGTCCAACAGATCGCCAAAACCGATATCCCAGGGCAACTGTCGGAATGGGCGATCGATCTGGTGATGGCTCCCCTGGCTTCCTCCATGGCCGATCGGGCCTGCCTCAACTATAAATTCAACTACCTCACCTACGACGTTGCCGATGTGGATTGGCAACTGGGCACCAGCCAGGATCTGATGCGCTTGGTGGATATCTTCTACGAACAGGGCATTACCCTGGTGCCCGATTTAATTTTTGTCCATCAGGTTAGCCAGCCCTTTGATGGATCCTTAGACCAGGTGAACCGTCCCCACTCCAACCAGCCCCTTTATGTAGACACCCAGGCCCGCCAGTTTCGAGACTATGGCACCTGGATGTTCAAGCTGGAAGATCCCGAAGTCCGCCGTCAACTGGTGGAGAAAATGGTCGCCTTTGTGACCCAATACCATTACAAGCTGATTCGCTTGGACTACCTGGATGGGCTGATTCTGCAATATTCCGATCGCAGCGTTAACTATGGCGCGATCTTTCTTCAGGAACTGCGGACGGCCCTGAAACTGGCGGATCCCCACCTGAGGATCCTGGGGGAAACCTTTGAAGCCCATAACCATTGGGTCATCAAAAACTGCGTTGATATTTTCTACTCCCCCTTTGGCTTCTCGGTATTAGATGAGCTATATAGTTTCCCCTGGCGGCGCTATCGCCCTCTTTTCCCCGATCTAAACCGTATTTTGCCCGATCTGAACTATATTATTCACTGGAAGCGACCCAACGCCCTCTATGCCCAGCTCCACGATGAAACCTGCGCCGATGAACACATTAGTTCAGGGCGACCCCACACCCCCTGGGCCTATGGGTTTAACCCCGCTGAGTTGGCGAAACGCCAAGGGGAAGCCCTGGTGCAAATGGGGCAGTGGCAAACCTGCGATCTGCTGGACTATGTGCGGCGGATGGTGCGGGTTACGGAGGCGCTGACCCTGTTTAGTTGCAATTTACTCTATATGTATGTGCCCGCCGTGGATGCCCTCACCCTGGGGTCGTCCCTGGAGCAGGATCACTGGAAAGTGCAGTGGCAAGGGGTCACCCCAGAGCAACTGATCACCTGGAAGGCAACGGGGCTGAGGGAGGCGGATATTGCCTTTTACCATGGCCAGCACCGGGCCGATATGATTGCCCTGCGCCGCCTCTTTCGCCGCTATACCGTGGTGGATCCAGACACCCAGCGACCCTTAACCGAGGTGCGGGTGTGCCACAGTGATGGGGAGAATGCGGTGTTAGGGCTGTGGCGTTCCAGCGCCATGGCTCCAGAGTCGTCCCTTTTGGTATTATTCAACCTGGGCAATCACGGATTCCATCGCGATCGCAATGTCTATGAATGTCCAGTGCCCAAAGGCTGTGTAGGCACCTGGGAAGTGATGTTTGACGGAGACTGGATCGCACCGGAGTGGCGTTTAGATCCCAAGGCACCAGAACCCTTGGGCTATCCACCCGGCACTATCCTCCGCAGTGGCCCAGGGGTCTTTTTGCACCAAATTCCGGTGCTGAGTCTCAACCTCGGTGCCCGCAGTCTTTTGGTTCTGAAATATCATCGCGAAGGGTCACGTTTTTAA